AGGGTTCTGGACATATCCACGCCTCTCGACGAGGTCAGGGAGCCTATATACGGGGAAATCGGCGTAGAGCTGAGAAGACTAAAAGGAGAGGCAAGCACACTCGGGGTGTTATACGACGGACTTTGGCTTCAAAGAATTTTTTATAAAATCATTTACGAAAAAATTAAGGGTGAACTTGGCAGCGGATTTATTCACATAATTTTTACAGGCCGACTTTTTGGAACTTTTGAAACAGGCGATTCCCTAAAGACCCTCCCTCCCTTCGACCCCGCTCAGGACAAGCTTGATAGCTACCCCAGATCCCCAAGGTATCACGCCAGAGTAATACTTACCGGACTTCCATCTTTAATCTCAACTTCAGGAATAGTAGAAGCCCCGGCCAGGCCAAAGGACTATTACTGGCTGAAGGCCGGTTTCATACGAGCGGGGAAGGATGTAAGGGAGCTC
The window above is part of the Thermodesulfobacteriota bacterium genome. Proteins encoded here:
- a CDS encoding DUF6775 family putative metallopeptidase, with translation MRLYIIIMSRIKEIFIYSDCPSNSLSVPEVIDYLRETGFSAEYRGNFFEFLDLAKEEAQELTRKIAGTRVLDISTPLDEVREPIYGEIGVELRRLKGEASTLGVLYDGLWLQRIFYKIIYEKIKGELGSGFIHIIFTGRLFGTFETGDSLKTLPPFDPAQDKLDSYPRSPRYHARVILTGLPSLISTSGIVEAPARPKDYYWLKAGFIRAGKDVREL